A genomic window from Aethina tumida isolate Nest 87 chromosome 4, icAetTumi1.1, whole genome shotgun sequence includes:
- the LOC109602385 gene encoding zinc finger protein OZF, producing the protein MNNTQIFLAETNTCRTCMDTGNEMTSLFSIICIGNKQESLSTLLMKSSDLQVSETDLFSKNICAICLEKLTQCYLFREQCNETHQKLQKLYETSCYNLSVIKIDPSIEENVKTPNSENEKDAIENRDNENVDCKNSNELKFNCDQCGKEFPNKYYAQRHMKTHSDDPNLTCKVCLKKFTRAADVKRHMSIHTGDKPFHCILCDVSFTQSGSLSSHMRKHHNFPQKTKNSVRTYLCSICGKSFKQSSILTIHLRRHVGEKPYSCKYCPMSFVSSGRLTSHQRVHTGERPFPCKVCGKKFAQSTAVAKHMQTHTGIRPHECGVCKKSFKSQYFLNIHVRRHTGEKPYLCTVCGRAFADPKNFKEHTNIHANLRPYLCGKCGKSFKRNAHLKIHAKTHEK; encoded by the exons atgaataatacacaaatatttttagcagAAACAAATACTTGTAGGACATGTATGGATACGGGAAACGAAATGACCTCACTTTTCAGTATTATATGCATCGGGAACAAACAAGAAAGTCTCTCAACACTTTTAATGAAGTCCTCTGATTTACag GTGTCagaaactgatttattttcaaaaaacataTGTGCAATATGCTTAGAAAAACTAACACAATGTTACTTATTTCGGGAACAGTGCAATGAAACTCATCAGAAACTTCAAAAGCTCTACGAAACAAGCTGTTATAATTTGTCTGTGATTAAAATTGACCCTTCAATagaagaaaatgtaaaaactcCAAACTCCGAAAATGAAAAAGACGCGATAGAAAATCGGGACAACGAAAATGTGGATTGTAAAAATTCCaatgaactaaaatttaattgtgatcAATGTGGCAAAGAGTTTCCTAACAAATACTATGCACAAAGACATATGAAAACACATTCTGATGATCCCAATTTGACTTGcaaagtttgtttaaaaaaattcaccaG AGCAGCAGATGTGAAACGGCACATGTCAATTCATACAGGAGATAAACCATTCCATTGCATCCTCTGTGACGTGTCCTTCACTCAATCCGGAAGTTTGTCAAGTCACATGAGAAAACATCACAATTTCCctcagaaaacaaaaaattccgTAAGAACATACTTGTGTTCAATTTGTGGCAAATCGTTCAAACAGTCGTCGATTCTTACAATTCATTTAAGGCGACACGTGGGCGAGAAGCCTTATTCTTGCAAATATTGCCCTATGAG tttCGTGTCGAGCGGACGCCTGACGTCCCACCAAAGGGTGCACACGGGCGAAAGACCCTTCCCGTGTAAAGTGTGCGGCAAAAAGTTCGCCCAATCCACGGCGGTGGCGAAACACATGCAAACCCACACGGGAATCAGACCGCACGAGTGTGGTGTGTGCAAGAAGAGTTTCAAGTCGcaatattttcttaacatCCACGTGCGGAGACACACGGGCGAAAAGCCCTACCTGTGCACCGTGTGCGGCAGGGCGTTCGCCGACCCGAAGAATTTCAAGGAGCACACGAACATACACGCGAACTTACGGCCCTACTTGTGCGGCAAATGCGGGAAAAGCTTCAAGAGGAACGCTCACTTGAAGATACACGCGAAAACTCACGAGAAATAA
- the LOC109602387 gene encoding stromal cell-derived factor 2: MIFPENTYCLAVFLALLQSVLFIEGAKQKYVTCGSVVKLLNTDYRVRLHSHDVKYGTGSGQQSVTATEIQEDINSHWIVKGPTGKSCTRGEPIKCGSVVRLEHIETKKNLHSHHFSSPLSGNQEISCYGDNGEGDTGDHWTVICSGDSWLRDDSVMLKHVDTSMYLSTSGRTFGRPINGQMEVVGVSSSSGSVHWQTMEGVYLHAPDIMAHKTVHTEL; encoded by the exons ATGATTTTCCCTGAAAATACGTATTGTTTGGCAGTTTTCCTTGCCTTATTACAATCAGTTTTATTCATTGAAG GTGCGAAACAGAAATATGTGACGTGTGGCTCCGTTGTAAAACTGCTGAACACAGACTATAGAGTCCGACTGCATTCTCACGACGTGAAATATGGTACCGGAAGCGGACAACAATCTGTAACGGCTACGGAAATACAGGAAGACATAAATAGCCACTGGATTGTAAAGGGGCCCACTGGTAAATCATGCACTAGAGGTGAACCTATAAAGTGTGGCAGTGTTGTGAGGCTGGAACATATCGAAACCAAAAAGAATTTGCACTCGCATCATTTCTCCAGTCCCTTGAGTGGTAACCAAGAGATTAGTTGTTATGGGGATAATGGAGAGGGTGACACTGGTGATCACTGGACTGTTATTTGCTCAG GCGACAGTTGGTTAAGAGATGACAGTGTTATGTTGAAACATGTGGACACCAGTATGTACTTGTCAACCTCTGGTAGAACTTTCGGAAGGCCCATCAATGGTCAGATGGAAGTTGTGGGTGTTTCATCTTCATCTGGTTCTGTACATTGGCAAACTATGGAGGGCGTTTATTTGCATGCACCTGATATCATGGCCCACAAAACTGTGCACACTGAACTATAG
- the LOC109602381 gene encoding uncharacterized protein LOC109602381 gives MASVNILCLFALLACVTAYPYNVHRRSVPQKTVMFGGYYGHPLSRRSYVPPTMAMFAAGGGGDAVVTNSFIGDQYGAPTQDEQASAAQEDYPIQANQQDDSFAVPEQTPIETPQEQPADEQEIPVTQQPFQPQEPVTEEEPAAEDEEEAIVPTTVKPKTLRRKQKPKTVIVQDEEDDDDDQIAWPFGGRGYNAFFPISFGVIRSGGRQSQDEDGSYPAGSATAIANAFSTGKGGVASSHATAFGDPAASQYFLRKNLKKNKNLDNRH, from the exons ATGGCCAGTGTTAACATTCTGTGTCTGTTCGCGTTGCTCGCATGTGTTACTGCCTACCCATACAATG TACACAGAAGGTCAGTGCCTCAAAAGACGGTCATGTTCGGAGGATACTATGGCCATCCCTTGTCGAGACGCTCATACGTTCCTCCAACAATGGCCATGTTCGCAGCAGGTGGTGGTGGTGACGCAGTTGTCACAAACTCCTTCATCGGAGATCAATACGGCGCACCCACCCAGGATGAACAGGCTTCTGCCGCACAGGAAGATTATCCCATCCAAGCTAACCAACAGGACGATTCATTTGCTGTTCCTGAACAAACACCCA TCGAGACTCCTCAGGAGCAACCTGCCGACGAACAAGAAATTCCAGTAACTCAACAACCATTCCAACCCCAAGAACCAGTAACCGAAGAAGAACCAGCAGCCGAAGATGAAGAGGAAGCGATCGTACCCACCACCGTCAAACCCAAGACTCTAAGACGCAAACAAAAGCCAAAAACTGTAATCGTCCAAGATGAAGAAGACGATGATGATGATCAGATCGCATGGCCCTTCGGAGGACGCGGCTACAACGCCTTCTTCCCAATTTCTTTCGGTGTGATCCGTTCCGGTGGAAGACAAAGTCAGGATGAAGATGGCAGTTACCCAGCCGGGTCCGCCACAGCGATCGCCAACGCTTTCAGCACCG GTAAGGGAGGTGTTGCTTCCAGTCACGCCACAGCTTTCGGAGACCCGGCTGCTAGCCAGTACTTTTTGAGGAAGAACttgaagaaaaacaaaaacttagATAATCGCCATTAA
- the LOC109607779 gene encoding uncharacterized protein LOC109607779 has translation MVSVNILCLLALLVCATAFPYNVYRRSLPQKTIGGYYGHPLSRRSYDPPTMTMFAAEGNGDAVATNSFIGGQYGAPTQDEYASAAQEDYPIQANQQDSSFAVPEQTPIETPQEQPIDEQQLPVAQQPFQPFQPQEPVTEEAPTAEDEEEAIAPSTVKPKKTVRRKQKPKTVIVQEDDDDDQIAWPFGGRGYNAFFPISFGLTRSGGRQNQDEDGSYLGGSATAIANSFSTGKGGVASSHATAFGDPASSQHFLRKNLKTNKNLVNRHE, from the exons ATGGTCAGTGTTAacattttgtgtttattagcGTTGCTCGTATGTGCCACTGCTTTTCCATACAATG TTTACAGGAGGTCTCTGCCTCAAAAAACGATCGGAGGTTACTATGGTCATCCTTTGTCGAGACGCTCATACGATCCCCCAACAATGACCATGTTTGCAGCTGAAGGTAATGGTGACGCCGTTGCTACAAACTCCTTCATTGGTGGCCAATACGGAGCACCCACCCAGGATGAATACGCTTCTGCTGCACAGGAAGATTATCCCATCCAAGCCAACCAACAGGACAGTTCCTTCGCTGTTCCTGAACAAACACCCA TCGAGACTCCTCAGGAGCAACCTATCGACGAACAACAACTCCCAGTAGCTCAACAACCTTTCCAACCATTCCAACCCCAAGAACCAGTAACCGAAGAAGCACCAACAGCCGAAGATGAAGAGGAAGCAATCGCACCCTCCACCGTCAAACCCAAGAAGACCGTAAGACGCAAACAAAAGCCAAAAACTGTAATCGTTCAAGAAGACGATGATGATGATCAGATTGCATGGCCCTTCGGAGGACGCGGCTACAACGCTTTCTTCCCAATTTCTTTCGGTCTGACCCGTTCGGGTGGAAGACAAAATCAGGATGAAGATGGCAGTTACCTAGGCGGGTCCGCCACTGCGATTGCCAACTCTTTCAGCACCg GTAAGGGAGGTGTTGCATCCAGTCACGCCACCGCTTTCGGAGATCCGGCTTCTAGCCAGCACTTTTTGAGGAAGAACTTGAAGACAAACAAAAACTTAGTTAATCGCCATGAATAg
- the LOC109602383 gene encoding uncharacterized protein LOC109602383 isoform X2, with product MASVNILCLFALLACATAYPYNVYRRSAPQKAVMFGGYYGHPLSRRSYVPPTMTMFAAGGSGDAVATNSFIGGQYGAPTQDEYASAAQEDYPIQANQQDDSFAVPEQTPIETPQEQSADEQQIPVTQQPLQPFQPQEPVAEEEPAAEDEEEAIAPTTVKPKKTVRRKQKPKTVIVQEDEEDDDDEQVAWPFGGRGYNAFFPISFGLTRSGGRQSLDEDGSYPAGSATAIANSFSTGKGGSSSSHATAFGDPRLPYRSYYSRRNRKH from the exons ATGGCCAGTGTTAACATTCTGTGTCTGTTCGCGTTGCTCGCATGTGCCACTGCCTACCCGTACAATG TTTACAGGAGGTCTGCGCCTCAAAAGGCGGTCATGTTCGGAGGATACTATGGCCATCCCTTGTCGAGACGCTCATACGTTCCTCCAACAATGACCATGTTCGCAGCTGGTGGTAGTGGTGACGCCGTTGCCACAAACTCCTTCATCGGAGGCCAATACGGCGCACCCACCCAGGACGAATACGCTTCTGCTGCACAGGAAGATTATCCTATCCAAGCCAACCAACAGGACGATTCTTTCGCTGTTCCTGAACAAACACCCA TCGAGACTCCTCAGGAACAATCTGCCGACGAACAACAAATCCCAGTAACTCAACAACCACTCCAACCATTCCAACCCCAAGAGCCAGTAGCCGAAGAAGAACCAGCAGCCGAAGACGAAGAGGAAGCCATCGCACCCACCACCGTCAAACCCAAGAAGACTGTAAGACGCAAACAAAAACCAAAAACCGTAATCGTTCAAGAAGACGAAGAAGACGATGATGACGAACAAGTCGCATGGCCCTTCGGAGGACGCGGCTACAACGCCTTCTTCCCAATTTCCTTCGGTCTGACCCGTTCGGGTGGAAGACAAAGTCTGGATGAAGATGGCAGTTACCCAGCCGGGTCCGCCACTGCGATCGCCAACTCTTTCAGCACCG GTAAAGGAGGTTCTTCATCCAGTCATGCCACAGCTTTTGGTGATCCAAGACTTCCATATAGGTCATATTATTCCAGAAGAAACCGCAAACATTAG
- the LOC109602383 gene encoding uncharacterized protein LOC109602383 isoform X1, with translation MASVNILCLFALLACATAYPYNVYRRSAPQKAVMFGGYYGHPLSRRSYVPPTMTMFAAGGSGDAVATNSFIGGQYGAPTQDEYASAAQEDYPIQANQQDDSFAVPEQTPIETPQEQSADEQQIPVTQQPLQPFQPQEPVAEEEPAAEDEEEAIAPTTVKPKKTVRRKQKPKTVIVQEDEEDDDDEQVAWPFGGRGYNAFFPISFGLTRSGGRQSLDEDGSYPAGSATAIANSFSTGKGGVASSHATAFGDPALSQYFLRKNLKKNKNLVNRHE, from the exons ATGGCCAGTGTTAACATTCTGTGTCTGTTCGCGTTGCTCGCATGTGCCACTGCCTACCCGTACAATG TTTACAGGAGGTCTGCGCCTCAAAAGGCGGTCATGTTCGGAGGATACTATGGCCATCCCTTGTCGAGACGCTCATACGTTCCTCCAACAATGACCATGTTCGCAGCTGGTGGTAGTGGTGACGCCGTTGCCACAAACTCCTTCATCGGAGGCCAATACGGCGCACCCACCCAGGACGAATACGCTTCTGCTGCACAGGAAGATTATCCTATCCAAGCCAACCAACAGGACGATTCTTTCGCTGTTCCTGAACAAACACCCA TCGAGACTCCTCAGGAACAATCTGCCGACGAACAACAAATCCCAGTAACTCAACAACCACTCCAACCATTCCAACCCCAAGAGCCAGTAGCCGAAGAAGAACCAGCAGCCGAAGACGAAGAGGAAGCCATCGCACCCACCACCGTCAAACCCAAGAAGACTGTAAGACGCAAACAAAAACCAAAAACCGTAATCGTTCAAGAAGACGAAGAAGACGATGATGACGAACAAGTCGCATGGCCCTTCGGAGGACGCGGCTACAACGCCTTCTTCCCAATTTCCTTCGGTCTGACCCGTTCGGGTGGAAGACAAAGTCTGGATGAAGATGGCAGTTACCCAGCCGGGTCCGCCACTGCGATCGCCAACTCTTTCAGCACCG GTAAGGGAGGTGTTGCATCCAGTCACGCCACTGCTTTCGGAGATCCGGCTCTTAGCCAGTACTTTTTGAGGAAGAACttgaagaaaaacaaaaacttagTTAATCGCCATGAATAg